One region of Mucilaginibacter sp. 14171R-50 genomic DNA includes:
- a CDS encoding SusC/RagA family TonB-linked outer membrane protein: MYKPLPIKRKKRLLILSMSLWCCFNLAFTSSIAASQDLTKKISLDLEKKTLKEAFDQIADKAKIVIIYSDINEVTKKEVTIHVKEKALNQVLDDLLPRYKLCYQVIDDKIVIIQTGVRLNPSKDDKRQSQANPIKGKVTDSNGGTLPGATVKLKESSTIVITDQNGDFEISPLKTTGILIVSFVGYQTIEVPFNTNISERLIIILKADANSLNEVQVIGYGTTTKRFNTGNTSTIKSSQIENQPVSNLLAAIQGQAPGVFVQTQNGLPGGNIKIQIRGQGTLASGTDPLFIIDGVPFLSAPIYNAFGSAGGANGGISPFSIINPDDIESISILKDADATAIYGSRAANGVVLITTKKGAIGKDNFTVDVNQGISRVSRLNSYLNLQQYLKLRNDAYKNDGLIPDVNSAPDLLVWDTTKSTNWQKYFYGGSANVTNVQASLSGGDANTHYLVNLNYHDEGTILPGNENYKKGGGYLNIDHTSTNKKFYTSFNVNYSGDDNRTLYNSTGDRGGSTPPDFPIYNSDGSYNWTITNPVAILNQKQHSTTSYLNANTVAKYSFTPGFDAKLNIGYNTYKLNQVATLPVSSEDPSYSPIATAFFANNSSNRYIIEPQFDYVKHFNDGVLTALLGGTYQHIITQGNYIEGDGVSNPDLLGNIGAASILTGNSDSYSEYKYESVFGRINYNWRQKYLINVNLRRDGSSRFGPGRQFGNFYAVGGGWIFSEEKFIKDNLGFLSYGKIRSSYGLTGNDQISDYQYLSTYRSGTTYGAISTLTPSKVANPNYSWETTKKFELALELGFLKDRVLVTTAWYKNTSGNQLISYAIPYITGFATYQANFPAVIQNTGLEVELNTQPIKGSNFSWNASFNITLPKNKLVSFPGLAMSSYATTYIVGQDLSIVKAFQFLGVNPQTGLAEYKDANKDGQLSFLDDAVIAGKTSPQLFGGFSNDFNYKGIQLDVFFEFVKHSLPAYVPALGTGVINDPQYVVNRWEKPGDVVTISGATTNYANFQDASTSFFTDASYIRLKNLALSYNFKSSLLQKWKLKGIKIYVRGENLFVIANKQRFDPEISSSAGAIPPLKTLTAGIKLTL; this comes from the coding sequence ATGTACAAACCATTACCCATAAAACGAAAAAAAAGACTGTTGATTTTAAGCATGTCACTCTGGTGCTGTTTTAATTTGGCTTTTACCAGCAGCATAGCTGCATCTCAAGACCTAACAAAAAAAATCAGCTTAGATTTAGAAAAGAAAACCTTGAAAGAGGCATTCGATCAAATAGCTGACAAAGCAAAAATTGTAATCATCTACAGTGATATAAATGAGGTTACTAAAAAAGAAGTGACCATTCATGTTAAGGAAAAGGCTTTAAATCAAGTTTTAGATGATTTATTGCCGCGATATAAATTATGCTATCAAGTTATAGATGACAAAATTGTTATTATTCAAACGGGTGTTAGATTAAATCCTTCAAAGGACGATAAGCGACAATCGCAGGCAAATCCGATTAAAGGAAAGGTAACAGATTCAAACGGTGGAACTTTACCTGGGGCAACCGTCAAACTCAAAGAAAGCTCCACAATAGTTATTACTGATCAGAATGGTGACTTTGAAATAAGCCCGCTTAAAACAACCGGAATATTGATTGTTAGCTTCGTGGGCTATCAAACGATAGAGGTACCTTTTAATACTAATATTTCTGAACGTCTAATCATTATCTTAAAAGCGGATGCCAATTCCTTAAATGAGGTGCAGGTTATTGGCTATGGAACTACGACTAAACGATTTAATACTGGAAACACATCAACTATTAAATCATCGCAAATAGAAAATCAGCCCGTAAGCAATCTGCTTGCCGCTATTCAAGGACAGGCACCAGGGGTCTTTGTGCAAACACAAAATGGACTGCCTGGAGGTAATATTAAAATTCAAATCAGGGGGCAGGGCACTTTAGCTTCCGGCACCGATCCGCTTTTTATTATCGATGGAGTGCCATTTTTGTCAGCACCTATTTATAATGCTTTTGGCAGTGCTGGCGGAGCTAACGGTGGAATAAGTCCGTTTAGTATCATTAATCCAGATGATATCGAAAGTATATCAATATTAAAAGATGCCGATGCCACAGCAATCTATGGATCAAGGGCAGCTAATGGCGTGGTACTTATTACTACTAAAAAAGGGGCGATAGGTAAGGATAATTTTACTGTTGATGTAAATCAGGGAATAAGTCGGGTGAGCCGGTTAAACAGTTATTTAAATCTTCAGCAATATCTCAAGCTGAGAAATGATGCTTACAAAAACGATGGTTTGATTCCGGATGTTAACTCAGCGCCGGATTTATTAGTATGGGATACGACCAAATCCACTAATTGGCAAAAATACTTTTATGGCGGCTCTGCAAATGTAACTAATGTGCAGGCAAGCCTATCCGGTGGAGATGCAAATACGCATTATCTTGTAAATTTAAACTATCATGATGAGGGAACGATATTGCCCGGAAACGAAAACTACAAAAAGGGGGGTGGATATTTAAATATTGACCATACGAGTACCAACAAGAAATTTTATACCTCTTTTAATGTAAATTACAGTGGGGATGACAATCGTACTTTATATAATTCTACCGGTGACAGAGGAGGTTCAACTCCCCCTGACTTCCCCATTTATAATAGTGATGGAAGTTATAATTGGACAATCACCAATCCGGTAGCAATACTTAATCAAAAACAGCATAGCACAACCAGCTATTTAAATGCTAATACTGTTGCTAAATATTCATTTACGCCTGGTTTTGATGCTAAATTAAATATTGGTTATAATACTTATAAACTTAATCAAGTAGCAACCTTACCGGTTTCTTCCGAAGATCCCAGTTACAGTCCCATTGCTACCGCATTTTTTGCAAATAACTCCAGTAACAGGTATATAATTGAGCCTCAATTCGATTATGTTAAACATTTTAATGATGGTGTTCTAACGGCCCTTTTAGGTGGCACATATCAACATATCATTACTCAAGGTAATTATATAGAGGGTGATGGAGTAAGTAACCCTGATCTATTAGGCAACATCGGAGCAGCTAGCATTCTTACGGGTAATTCAGACAGTTATTCAGAATATAAATATGAATCGGTTTTTGGCCGGATAAATTATAATTGGAGGCAAAAATACCTTATTAATGTCAACCTGAGAAGAGACGGTTCAAGTAGGTTTGGGCCAGGGAGACAATTTGGTAATTTCTACGCTGTTGGCGGTGGATGGATATTTTCAGAAGAAAAATTCATCAAAGATAATTTAGGCTTTCTCAGTTATGGAAAAATTCGGAGCAGCTACGGGCTTACCGGGAATGACCAGATCAGTGATTACCAATACTTATCTACCTACAGATCTGGAACAACTTATGGTGCTATTTCAACGCTTACCCCATCAAAGGTCGCCAATCCAAATTATAGCTGGGAAACAACTAAAAAATTTGAATTAGCATTAGAGCTTGGATTTTTGAAAGATCGCGTATTGGTTACAACGGCCTGGTATAAAAATACCAGTGGAAACCAATTAATTTCTTATGCGATACCCTATATAACCGGGTTTGCAACTTACCAGGCAAATTTTCCCGCAGTCATACAAAATACCGGCCTGGAGGTTGAATTAAATACACAGCCTATCAAAGGAAGTAATTTTAGTTGGAATGCTTCATTCAATATTACCTTGCCCAAAAACAAATTGGTATCCTTTCCAGGTTTAGCTATGTCAAGCTATGCCACTACTTATATTGTCGGACAAGATTTGAGTATAGTAAAGGCTTTCCAATTTTTGGGTGTTAATCCTCAAACCGGCTTAGCTGAATATAAAGATGCCAACAAAGATGGGCAGCTTTCCTTCCTTGATGATGCTGTCATTGCCGGTAAAACAAGCCCCCAGTTATTTGGAGGGTTTAGCAACGATTTTAATTATAAAGGCATTCAATTGGATGTATTTTTTGAATTTGTGAAACACAGTTTGCCTGCATATGTTCCAGCGCTCGGCACAGGTGTAATAAATGACCCCCAATATGTTGTAAACAGGTGGGAAAAACCTGGTGACGTAGTCACAATCTCAGGAGCAACAACCAACTACGCAAATTTCCAAGATGCAAGTACATCATTCTTTACAGACGCATCCTATATCCGGTTAAAGAACCTTGCTCTTTCTTATAATTTCAAATCCTCATTGCTGCAAAAATGGAAGTTAAAAGGCATCAAGATTTATGTTCGGGGCGAGAATTTATTCGTCATAGCTAACAAACAAAGATTTGATCCGGAAATTTCGTCATCGGCAGGCGCAATCCCTCCTCTGAAGACATTAACTGCCGGAATAAAACTTACTCTTTAA